AGTCCCTGAGAAAGAAGGGCCTTTATCTGATCATAAAGCGTAACTGTAGATGAGGGATCAGGGACATCGCTTAAAGTTAAAATTTTAGCATTAAGCTTTTCCGTTATAACAAAAAACTGTCTGCTGTCTACCCTATCCTGTATATCGAATATATAGTTTACATCTTTTGAGAAAATTTCCATTAAAGCCTCAGGAGTAGCATTTAACAACTGAGCACCCTCTGCCGTTTTAGGTATATAACCTTCTTGAGCAACATAATTACCGGCTTCAGCATTTTTTTTGATATTGGCTATCTCTTTTATGTTCTTTTTAACCTTTTTGTGCAATTCATTAATTTTATCGATTTCTTCCTTGTCTTTACCTTCTTTTTTTACGGCAACAAAAAGCATTTTCACCATATCGGGACGAACCAACTCTCCTTTTTTCATCTCATAGTATGAACGAATTTGAGCGTCCGTAGGAGTTGCCATCTTTACAATTTCTGCTTGATTTTTTGAAGCTATATAGTTTTGAATTATAAGATTATCTTTGATAATTTTTTTGAGTTCTTCAACAGTACAACCTGTTTGTTTTTTCATAAACTCGTCAAGCGATATATTTTCTTTTTGTTTTATTAATTTTGCGAATTCGCTTTCCGTTATCGGGGAATTTACTATTGTTGAAAGAGCATCGTTAAAAGCATTATCTACTTGGGAATTTGAAATCTTGATATTTTCTTTTTCGGCAGCCTGAACCAAAAGCTTGGTACGCATTAAACTTTCCAAAACAAGCTTTTTATCATCGTTTGTAGCTACACTTCCGCCTTGAGATTCGGCAAATTTTACAAGCTTTTTAAGCTGTCCAAGCGTTATAGGTTCCTTTTTTGACAGGTTTACCTGTGCAATCACCTGCAAATCATTTTGGGCAGACAAAAGGCCCAAAAAACCGACCAACATAACTGCAATAAAAACTTTCTTTTTCATTTTATCCTCATCTATTATCCCATATGGG
The DNA window shown above is from Treponema denticola and carries:
- a CDS encoding MOSP complex formation periplasmic protein, TDE1658 family; the protein is MKKKVFIAVMLVGFLGLLSAQNDLQVIAQVNLSKKEPITLGQLKKLVKFAESQGGSVATNDDKKLVLESLMRTKLLVQAAEKENIKISNSQVDNAFNDALSTIVNSPITESEFAKLIKQKENISLDEFMKKQTGCTVEELKKIIKDNLIIQNYIASKNQAEIVKMATPTDAQIRSYYEMKKGELVRPDMVKMLFVAVKKEGKDKEEIDKINELHKKVKKNIKEIANIKKNAEAGNYVAQEGYIPKTAEGAQLLNATPEALMEIFSKDVNYIFDIQDRVDSRQFFVITEKLNAKILTLSDVPDPSSTVTLYDQIKALLSQGLALNAVQSIIQTTYENLRTDDNCKILKTDAELDKLFKW